Proteins encoded within one genomic window of Vanrija pseudolonga chromosome 3, complete sequence:
- the SPAC4G9.12 gene encoding putative gluconokinase: MTVATDYADTKPLLIIVMGPASCGKSTIGEELADSLHIPFYDGDDLHPKANVDKMSAGHPLNDDDRLPWLKLIRAHGEADARRAWENGDGRNPDKERAEGKLGRPAIVITCSALKKWYRDILRGDAEVPPGEHNHPKLRTIFVYCKGSEELLKARIAARVGHFMKPNMLASQLATLEDPSNEPGVVVVDIAASKEEVAERALSGTRAVVKELDARGL, translated from the exons ATGACAGTAGCAACAGACTATGCCGACACCAAGCCATTGCTGATCATCGTCATG GGCCCGGCATCATG CGGCAAGAGCACcatcggcgaggagctcgccgacagcCTCCACATCCCCTTctacgacggcgacgacctgcaCCCCAAGGCCAACGTCGACAAGATGAGCGCCGGCCACCcgctcaacgacgacgaccgcctgCCGTGGCTCAAGCTCATCCGCGCCCACGGCGAGgctgacgcccgccgcgcgtggGAGAATGGAGACGGGCGTAACCCCGAcaaggagcgcgccgagggcaagctgGGCCGCCCGGCCATCGTCATCACCTGCTCGGCGCTCAAGAAGTGGTACCGGGATATCCTGCGcggggacgccgaggtgcccCCCGGAGAGCACAACCAT CCCAAACTCCGCACCATCTTCGTGTACTGCAAGGGCTCcgaggagctgctcaaggcgcgcatcgccgcgcgcgtgggcCACTTCATGAAGCCCAACATGCTGGCGTCGCAGCTCGCCACGCTGGAGGATCCCTCGAACGAGCCGGGCGTCGTGGTTGTCGATATTGCTGCGTCAaaggaggaggtcgcggagcgcgcgctgaGCGGGACGCGCGCAGTCGTCAAGGAGCTGGACGCGAGGGGGCTTTAG